Proteins encoded within one genomic window of Pseudalkalibacillus sp. SCS-8:
- a CDS encoding protein phosphatase 2C domain-containing protein, which produces MIEKYVHQRVDLSTFQRSKIEGQCNGDSYFTKETKDYFVCLVADGLGSGQAAHDASAKAVKVVEDNHHEDVDTLIQLCNDALFNTRGAVLTLFKVYFKDQILEYCGVGNIRLIIGLPSGKIVHAIPKSGFLSGKPMKFDVRQVSIQEGSMFIAYSDGVELSSPDKRNVMRAKSPRVASSYLKQKCLQAVDDMTCVIGKVT; this is translated from the coding sequence ATGATTGAAAAATATGTACATCAACGAGTGGACTTGAGTACATTTCAACGATCAAAAATTGAAGGTCAGTGCAACGGCGACAGCTATTTCACAAAGGAGACGAAGGACTATTTCGTTTGCCTCGTAGCTGATGGTCTGGGTAGCGGTCAAGCTGCTCATGACGCATCCGCTAAAGCTGTCAAAGTCGTAGAAGACAACCACCATGAGGACGTCGATACGTTGATCCAGCTATGTAATGATGCTCTCTTCAATACACGTGGTGCTGTTTTGACCTTGTTTAAAGTATACTTCAAGGATCAGATTTTGGAATATTGTGGTGTAGGGAATATTCGACTGATTATTGGACTACCATCCGGTAAGATCGTCCATGCCATTCCTAAGTCCGGATTCCTTTCAGGAAAACCCATGAAATTTGATGTTCGACAAGTTTCCATTCAAGAAGGCTCTATGTTTATCGCCTATTCGGATGGTGTCGAGCTTAGTTCTCCTGATAAACGGAATGTCATGCGTGCAAAAAGTCCAAGAGTCGCATCCAGCTACTTAAAGCAAAAATGCCTCCAGGCAGTAGATGATATGACATGTGTAATTGGAAAGGTAACATAG
- a CDS encoding Tex family protein: MELNNELIKQVSTETKLSIKNVTNIINLLEEGNTVPFIARYRKELTGAADEVQIRDVSDAWEYKRNLEKRKEEVLRLIEEQDKLTDNLKEEIHKATKLQQVEDLYRPYKQKKRTRATTAKEKGLEPLADLLMEQRKNIEVASEAEKFLSEEKEVHSIEDALQGAEDIIAERVSDDSDNRTWIRTLTFQEGIVETKIKTKEVEGEDAKTYEMYHDYQEPVKKIVPHRTLAVNRGEKEGVLRVAITAPVDKILRKLREKYIKLDTPSSEYIERAIQDGYKRLIAPSIERDIRNELTERADEQAIRIFSENLRHLLLQPPLKGKIALGIDPGYRTGCKIAVVDDTGKTLDIDVMYPTPPRSDIENSKAILKRMIEKHDVEIIAIGNGTGSRETEQFVSDLIKELDRKLAYIIVNEAGASVYSASEIARQEFPDLKVEERSAVSIARRLQDPLAELVKIDPKSIGVGQYQHDVSQKELNDSLTFVVETVVNQVGVNVNTASPSLLQYVAGLSKTVANNIVKQREEEGKFTSRIQLKKIPRLGAKTYEQCIGFLRIMEGKTPLDQTPIHPESYSDTRKLLDSLGASEQEIGTDEMRAKLQSLNLSETAEALGIGELTLKDIVDALVKPSRDPRDEVTKPLLKTDVLKMEDLEEGMELEGTVRNVVDFGAFVDIGVKQDGLVHISKLSKNYVKHPMDVVHVGEVVKVWVEQVDLNKQRIALTMVNR; this comes from the coding sequence TTGGAATTGAATAATGAACTCATAAAGCAAGTATCCACTGAAACAAAGCTATCTATAAAGAACGTAACCAATATCATCAATCTTCTTGAAGAAGGAAATACCGTCCCCTTTATTGCACGTTACCGAAAAGAGCTGACGGGTGCAGCTGATGAAGTGCAGATCCGTGACGTCTCAGATGCGTGGGAATATAAACGCAACTTGGAAAAGCGGAAGGAAGAAGTCCTTCGACTGATCGAGGAACAAGATAAATTGACGGATAACCTGAAAGAGGAAATACATAAAGCGACGAAACTTCAACAAGTGGAGGATCTCTATCGTCCATATAAACAGAAGAAGCGGACACGAGCGACGACAGCGAAAGAAAAAGGACTCGAACCTCTTGCCGATTTGTTGATGGAGCAGCGGAAGAATATTGAAGTAGCCTCGGAAGCCGAGAAGTTCCTATCTGAAGAAAAAGAAGTTCACTCGATTGAAGACGCTCTTCAAGGCGCAGAGGATATCATCGCAGAGCGAGTCTCTGACGATTCCGACAACCGGACATGGATTCGAACGCTCACCTTTCAAGAAGGGATCGTCGAAACGAAAATAAAAACAAAAGAAGTTGAGGGAGAAGACGCAAAGACGTACGAAATGTACCATGACTATCAAGAACCGGTGAAAAAAATCGTCCCTCATCGTACACTAGCCGTTAATCGCGGGGAAAAGGAAGGTGTATTAAGAGTAGCCATTACAGCTCCCGTGGATAAAATCCTAAGGAAGTTGAGAGAAAAATACATCAAGCTTGATACGCCTTCAAGTGAATACATCGAACGAGCAATCCAGGACGGGTATAAACGTTTGATCGCACCGTCCATTGAACGGGATATTCGTAACGAATTAACGGAGCGTGCTGACGAGCAAGCCATTCGTATATTCTCTGAAAATCTACGCCACCTTCTTCTTCAGCCTCCATTGAAAGGGAAAATTGCTCTTGGAATCGATCCTGGATATCGGACGGGTTGTAAAATTGCAGTCGTGGATGACACGGGTAAAACCTTGGATATTGATGTCATGTATCCGACGCCGCCACGATCTGACATCGAAAACTCGAAAGCGATCCTAAAAAGGATGATTGAAAAACACGATGTCGAAATCATTGCAATCGGTAACGGAACAGGCTCTCGTGAAACAGAACAATTCGTTTCAGACCTGATTAAAGAACTTGACCGTAAGTTAGCCTATATTATCGTGAATGAAGCTGGTGCAAGTGTGTATTCCGCATCTGAGATTGCACGTCAGGAATTCCCTGACCTTAAGGTTGAAGAGAGAAGTGCTGTCTCAATTGCAAGAAGACTGCAGGATCCTTTGGCCGAGCTGGTCAAAATCGATCCGAAATCCATCGGAGTCGGCCAGTACCAGCACGACGTCTCGCAGAAGGAACTGAATGATTCGCTGACATTCGTCGTAGAAACGGTCGTTAACCAAGTCGGTGTTAACGTAAATACAGCTTCACCATCCTTGCTGCAATATGTCGCTGGTCTTTCCAAGACGGTTGCCAATAACATCGTGAAACAACGAGAGGAAGAAGGAAAATTCACGAGCAGGATACAACTAAAAAAAATACCGCGTCTCGGAGCGAAAACGTATGAGCAATGTATCGGATTCCTCAGAATCATGGAAGGGAAGACGCCGTTGGATCAAACACCGATTCATCCGGAAAGCTATTCGGATACACGTAAGCTCTTGGATTCATTAGGGGCGTCGGAGCAGGAAATCGGAACGGATGAAATGAGAGCGAAGCTGCAATCATTAAATCTATCTGAAACAGCTGAGGCGCTTGGTATCGGGGAATTGACACTCAAGGATATCGTTGATGCACTCGTCAAGCCATCAAGAGATCCCCGTGATGAAGTAACCAAACCTCTATTAAAAACAGATGTATTGAAGATGGAAGATCTCGAAGAAGGGATGGAACTTGAAGGGACAGTCAGGAATGTCGTTGATTTTGGAGCCTTTGTCGATATCGGAGTGAAACAGGATGGACTAGTCCACATTTCCAAGCTGAGTAAAAACTACGTCAAACACCCGATGGATGTTGTACACGTTGGCGAGGTAGTCAAAGTGTGGGTGGAGCAAGTTGATTTGAATAAACAACGGATTGCGCTGACAATGGTAAATCGATAA
- the cmpA gene encoding cortex morphogenetic protein CmpA, producing the protein MPYWFKKQLRNAYLNKDRYQIKLLNQCWFFYRKKHCS; encoded by the coding sequence ATGCCTTACTGGTTCAAAAAACAGCTGAGGAATGCTTATCTCAATAAAGACAGATACCAAATCAAACTTCTTAACCAATGTTGGTTCTTTTACAGAAAAAAACACTGCTCTTAG
- a CDS encoding SprT family protein, whose amino-acid sequence MKQSELQKLVESISLEYFHRPFKHSASFNNRLRTTGGRYLLKSHNLEFNPKQLEVHGMESFIGIIKHELCHYHLHLLKKGYRHRDQDFKQLLQKVGGSRYCQMIPGQRREETIKYLYQCKVCGQTYPRKRKVNIKKYGCGKCRGKLILK is encoded by the coding sequence ATGAAACAAAGCGAGCTGCAAAAACTCGTCGAAAGCATATCATTGGAATACTTCCACCGACCGTTCAAGCATTCGGCAAGCTTCAATAATCGCTTAAGAACGACAGGCGGCAGATATCTCTTAAAAAGCCACAATCTCGAATTCAATCCGAAACAATTGGAAGTTCATGGGATGGAATCCTTCATTGGCATCATTAAGCACGAATTGTGCCACTACCATCTTCACCTTCTAAAGAAGGGTTATCGGCATCGGGACCAAGATTTCAAACAGCTGTTACAGAAGGTTGGAGGAAGCAGGTATTGCCAGATGATCCCTGGACAGCGAAGGGAAGAAACAATAAAGTATCTTTATCAATGCAAAGTGTGCGGACAGACCTATCCGCGAAAGCGGAAGGTAAATATAAAGAAGTATGGATGCGGCAAATGTAGAGGGAAGTTAATTCTGAAATAA